A genomic stretch from Arvicanthis niloticus isolate mArvNil1 chromosome 12, mArvNil1.pat.X, whole genome shotgun sequence includes:
- the Zdhhc19 gene encoding palmitoyltransferase ZDHHC19, whose protein sequence is MPFLQNTVTLVKEPQQPPTIPLSWFLPSLFAAFNVTLLVFLSGLFFGFPCRWLVQNGEWAFPVVTGPLFILTFFTLVSLNFSDPGILHRGSISEDPMTVHVVRVNQRAFRLEWCPMCLFHRPPRTHHCPWCNICVEDFDHHCKWVNNCIGHRNFRLFTLLILSLCLYSGALLVTCLTFLVRTRHLPFSLDKGMAILVAVPAAGFLIPLALLLLIQALSVSRAERSYESKCRYQEYNPFDQGFAKNWYLTMCAPLGPNYMSEVVCLQRPVGTEWIHEKTKHSPPCPKHCSPDPPEPQLQPQHTPRKGPPGSGEAAALQEMRRLPASVGKSSGGPCRPMAEPAVGDP, encoded by the exons ATGCCTTTCTTACAGAACACTGTGACACTTGTAAAGGAACCACAACAGCCACCCACGATCCCTCTTTCATGGTTCCTCCCGAGCCTGTTTGCCGCCTTCAATGTAACGCTGCTGGTGTTTTTGAGTGGCCTTTTCTTTGGATTCCC TTGTAGGTGGCTGGTTCAGAACGGGGAGTGGGCCTTTCCTGTGGTCACAGGTCCACTCTTCATCCTCACCTTCTTCACCCTTGTCTCGCTCAACTTCTCAGACCCTGGTATCTTACATCGAG GCTCCATCAGTGAGGACCCCATGACGGTGCATGTGGTGCGCGTTAACCAAAGGGCTTTCCGCCTGGAATGGTGCCCGATGTGCCTCTTCCATCGCCCACCCCGCACCCACCACTGCCCGTGGTGCAACATTTGTGTGGAG GACTTCGACCATCATTGCAAGTGGGTCAATAACTGCATCGGTCACCGCAACTTCCGCCTCTTCACGCTGCTGatcctgtccctctgtctctacTCTGGAGCCCTGCTGGTCACCTGCCTGACGTTCCTAGTTCGCACAAGGCATCTGCCCTTCTCTCTGGACAAGGGAATGGC CATCCTGGTGGCCGTGCCTGCTGCGGGCTTCCTGATTCCGCTCGCCCTGCTGCTGCTGATCCAGGCCCTATCTGTGAGCCGGGCGGAGCGCTCCTACGAGAGCAAG TGCAGATATCAAGAATACAACCCCTTTGACCAGGGCTTTGCCAAGAACTGGTATCTAACCATGTGTGCACCACTGGGTCCCAA TTACATGTCTGAAGTTGTCTGTCTGCAAAGACCAGTGGGGACAGAATGGATCCATGAGAAGACAAAGCACTCACCACCATGTCCTAAACACTGTAGCCCAGATCCTCCAGAGCCCCAGCTCCAGCCTCAGCACACACCACGGAAGGGGCCCCCAGGGAGTGGCGAGGCGGCAGCTCTCCAGGAAATGAGAAGGCTGCCTGCATCTGTGGGAAAGTCCTCAGGAG GTCCGTGCCGACCCATGGCTGAACCTGCTGTTGGGGACCCCTAG